From the Desulfohalovibrio reitneri genome, one window contains:
- a CDS encoding histone deacetylase family protein: MLLHDQDAELGFGGYGINVPRMGSIRGRVVEALREVPGLAGRENRWLRAAAMPPATRDDLLLVHDAAYVDELLSDDPSRIMREVYELDTPGRFTPETADQPLRDLAARAAQRAGGSMAAARLALENGFCFFLSGGMHHAGRAKGRGFCPVNDVVLAVRALRREGAINRAWIIDTDAHKGDGTAELCIDAPLTRTLSIHMAHGWPLDQPPLDERGRLKPAFIPSTIDIPIAEGAEDTYLPALENGLDLLATLSEREPPELAMVVGGADPWEHDRLESASLLKLTLEQLHTRDTMVHDFLATRRIPQCWLMAGGYGPDTWRVHAGFLESVLPGWIKESRREG, from the coding sequence ATGCTGCTGCACGACCAGGACGCGGAACTCGGCTTCGGCGGCTACGGCATCAACGTGCCCCGCATGGGGTCCATCCGGGGACGGGTGGTGGAGGCGCTGCGCGAAGTCCCCGGACTGGCGGGACGCGAAAACCGCTGGCTGCGCGCCGCAGCCATGCCCCCGGCCACCCGCGACGACCTGCTGCTGGTCCACGACGCCGCCTACGTGGACGAACTCCTTTCCGACGACCCCTCCCGCATCATGCGGGAGGTCTACGAGTTGGACACCCCCGGCCGCTTCACCCCGGAAACCGCCGACCAGCCCCTGCGCGACCTGGCCGCGCGAGCCGCCCAGCGGGCCGGAGGCTCCATGGCTGCGGCCCGGCTGGCCCTTGAGAACGGCTTCTGCTTCTTCCTCTCCGGCGGCATGCACCACGCGGGACGGGCCAAGGGCCGGGGCTTCTGCCCGGTCAACGACGTGGTCCTGGCCGTGCGCGCGCTGCGGCGCGAAGGCGCGATCAACCGCGCCTGGATCATCGACACGGACGCACACAAGGGCGACGGCACGGCCGAACTCTGCATCGACGCCCCCCTCACCCGCACCCTGTCCATCCACATGGCCCACGGCTGGCCCCTCGACCAGCCGCCCCTGGACGAGCGGGGGCGCCTGAAGCCCGCCTTCATCCCCTCCACCATCGACATTCCCATCGCCGAAGGCGCGGAGGACACCTACCTCCCCGCCCTGGAAAACGGCCTGGACCTGCTGGCCACCCTGTCCGAGCGCGAGCCTCCCGAACTGGCCATGGTGGTGGGCGGAGCCGACCCCTGGGAGCACGACCGCCTGGAAAGCGCCTCCCTGCTCAAACTCACTCTGGAGCAGCTCCACACCCGCGACACCATGGTCCACGACTTCCTCGCCACACGCCGCATCCCCCAATGCTGGCTCATGGCCGGGGGCTACGGACCGGATACATGGCGGGTGCATGCTGGTTTTCTGGAGAGCGTGCTGCCCGGGTGGATAAAAGAGAGCCGGAGAGAAGGCTAA